One genomic window of Paenibacillus xylanilyticus includes the following:
- a CDS encoding ABC transporter ATP-binding protein, translated as MIIDVQHVTWKRGPITLLNDVSWRVNDGEHWALLGLNGSGKTTLLNMITGYLWPTEGSISVLGHPYGEVDLRELRKTIGWVSSSLQEKLHGTDRTQYVVISGKHATIGLYDKLSDEDLDQARELMTTLGCQHLWDREYRTCSQGEKQKLLIARALMANPRILILDEPCNGLDLFSRERLLESISELSQRPDSPSLIYVTHHTEEILPVFSHSLLLRRGEVVSSGLTSEVMNTEVLSIFFEAPVDVDRHGDRVYVRAAVK; from the coding sequence ATGATTATTGATGTACAACACGTGACTTGGAAAAGGGGACCGATCACCCTGCTGAACGATGTCAGCTGGCGGGTTAATGATGGAGAACACTGGGCACTGCTCGGCCTGAATGGCTCCGGCAAGACCACGCTGCTTAACATGATCACCGGTTACCTCTGGCCTACCGAAGGCTCGATTTCGGTGCTTGGACATCCGTATGGAGAGGTCGACCTGCGTGAACTGCGCAAAACCATCGGTTGGGTCAGTTCTTCCCTCCAGGAGAAATTACATGGGACGGATCGGACTCAATATGTCGTCATTAGCGGCAAGCATGCCACGATTGGTCTATATGACAAGTTATCCGATGAGGATCTGGATCAGGCCCGGGAACTGATGACCACTCTTGGCTGTCAGCACTTGTGGGATCGCGAATATCGAACCTGCTCCCAGGGCGAGAAGCAGAAGCTTCTTATTGCCAGAGCCCTGATGGCGAATCCGCGCATTCTTATTTTGGACGAGCCCTGCAATGGGCTTGATCTGTTCTCCCGTGAGCGGTTGCTGGAGAGTATCAGCGAATTATCGCAGAGACCAGACTCTCCTTCCCTGATCTACGTGACCCACCATACCGAAGAGATTCTGCCCGTGTTCAGTCATAGTCTCCTGCTTCGGCGAGGTGAGGTTGTGAGCAGCGGGCTAACCTCTGAGGTGATGAACACCGAAGTGTTGAGCATCTTTTTTGAAGCCCCTGTAGATGTGGACCGACATGGAGATCGTGTCTATGTGAGAGCAGCCGTTAAATAA